The following proteins come from a genomic window of Paenibacillus wynnii:
- a CDS encoding LysR family transcriptional regulator, translated as MNISQLETLITISKTMSFRKAGELLNLTQPAVSAQIKSLEEEFKTQLVDRNQPVTLTDRGQVFLEHAEQIVSIVNELKHRLADLEDTPQGHIVLGTTTSIAIQILPRILSYFQDQFPHIKTSIQSMSSSQIYQYVENGLVDVGIGYLIGRSPGMSTSTLYYDTFELVVSPRHPLAKLRSAGVEALGNTPLILLSKDTVGRRFAEEVFAKHGIQPQVIMELTSSEEVKRMVELDLGAAIISKQSVTAEVRLGTLKIVPIIELEVTHPVGVITKSGKYVNSAMRQFLSDLKGMPETQFIGSE; from the coding sequence ATGAACATCAGCCAATTAGAGACACTCATTACAATCTCCAAAACGATGAGCTTCCGAAAAGCAGGAGAACTGCTTAACTTGACTCAGCCGGCAGTTTCTGCCCAGATCAAGAGTTTAGAGGAAGAATTCAAAACACAGCTCGTGGACCGAAACCAGCCTGTTACACTAACTGACAGGGGCCAAGTTTTTCTGGAACATGCTGAACAAATAGTTAGTATTGTCAATGAACTTAAGCATCGGCTTGCCGACCTGGAGGACACCCCACAAGGACATATTGTTCTCGGTACAACTACTTCTATTGCCATCCAAATCCTGCCGCGTATCCTTTCCTATTTTCAAGACCAGTTCCCCCACATCAAGACATCCATACAGTCGATGTCATCCTCACAAATTTATCAGTATGTGGAAAATGGGCTTGTAGATGTCGGTATCGGATATTTGATTGGACGAAGTCCGGGTATGAGCACATCTACCCTGTATTATGATACATTCGAACTGGTTGTTTCCCCTCGTCATCCCCTGGCTAAATTAAGATCTGCCGGAGTGGAGGCACTAGGGAACACCCCGCTGATCCTGCTCTCAAAAGATACAGTCGGACGCAGATTCGCGGAAGAAGTGTTTGCCAAGCACGGCATACAGCCGCAAGTGATTATGGAGCTTACGAGCAGTGAAGAAGTAAAGCGTATGGTGGAGCTGGATCTTGGTGCCGCAATCATTTCGAAGCAATCAGTAACCGCTGAAGTTAGATTGGGCACACTAAAAATCGTTCCCATTATCGAGCTGGAGGTTACCCATCCGGTAGGTGTTATTACGAAATCCGGCAAGTATGTTAACTCCGCCATGAGACAATTTCTTAGCGATTTGAAGGGCATGCCCGAAACTCAGTTTATAGGCTCAGAATAA
- a CDS encoding histidinol-phosphatase: MKFDLHTHHFRCGHADGNIRDYIEAGIKAGLGVIGISDHTPYFAHPVEQAFPQIAMGKSELEAYVNEVLSLKKEYAGVIDVLLGIESDFFPESAPLYQKTLEAYPFDYVIGSVHNLGGVSIFNKGRWKKLGSIEQMDVKTEYYHLISQSAKSGMFQILGHIDAMKGNYPAFADIQVPADVDECLRTIADCGIAIEINTSGKTKLSGGWYPSDAILERALHFGVDVTFGSDAHKPSRVADELDAVAKRLKEIGFTQWVYYKQRKKVIVAL; encoded by the coding sequence ATGAAATTCGACCTGCATACACATCATTTCCGCTGCGGCCATGCGGACGGGAATATTCGGGACTATATTGAAGCCGGAATAAAAGCCGGCTTGGGAGTCATCGGTATATCGGATCACACTCCTTACTTTGCCCATCCGGTAGAACAAGCTTTTCCGCAAATCGCTATGGGCAAATCAGAGCTCGAAGCTTATGTGAACGAGGTTCTCTCCTTAAAAAAAGAATATGCCGGAGTAATTGACGTTCTGCTGGGCATCGAATCAGACTTTTTTCCCGAGAGTGCCCCGTTATATCAGAAAACCCTAGAGGCCTATCCTTTTGATTATGTAATTGGATCTGTTCATAATCTGGGTGGTGTCAGTATTTTCAATAAGGGACGTTGGAAAAAACTGGGATCAATAGAACAAATGGATGTCAAAACCGAGTACTATCATCTAATTTCCCAATCCGCAAAAAGTGGCATGTTCCAAATTCTTGGTCATATTGATGCCATGAAAGGAAATTACCCTGCATTCGCCGATATTCAGGTTCCGGCCGATGTAGATGAATGCCTGCGCACCATTGCGGACTGCGGCATTGCCATCGAGATTAATACTTCCGGCAAAACAAAGCTAAGCGGCGGCTGGTATCCGTCCGATGCCATTTTGGAGCGTGCCCTGCATTTTGGAGTGGACGTTACGTTTGGTTCCGATGCTCATAAACCTTCAAGGGTGGCGGATGAACTGGACGCGGTGGCCAAGCGCTTGAAAGAAATTGGATTTACCCAATGGGTGTACTATAAACAGCGTAAGAAAGTAATCGTAGCGCTATAA
- a CDS encoding GNAT family N-acetyltransferase: protein MSTYEAIQFHRQNGTAVELKPMLQEDAGTLRSLLSQPELRTHIVMRGDGLQNASMEKLMNRMLLAYDPCALHAGIYRSGDSELIGTVSLQCWNRRNGSAILGYLLDPVWWGRGFATEAVRLLLNYSFYELGITEVEGRCRESNSRSARVMLKNGMLLERVIPNVGSERDCINVFRLLHK, encoded by the coding sequence ATGAGTACCTATGAGGCCATTCAGTTCCATAGACAGAACGGAACAGCAGTTGAATTGAAGCCTATGCTGCAAGAGGATGCTGGTACTCTGCGGTCTCTGCTCTCCCAACCTGAATTACGGACACATATTGTCATGCGCGGCGATGGATTGCAGAATGCATCTATGGAAAAATTAATGAATCGGATGCTGCTTGCTTATGACCCTTGTGCATTGCATGCAGGCATCTACCGCAGCGGAGACTCGGAGTTAATTGGTACGGTTTCTTTGCAGTGCTGGAATCGCCGAAACGGTTCAGCGATATTGGGCTATTTATTGGATCCAGTGTGGTGGGGCCGGGGATTTGCAACGGAAGCGGTAAGATTATTGCTGAATTACAGCTTTTATGAATTGGGAATTACAGAGGTGGAAGGCCGCTGTCGTGAGAGCAATAGCAGATCGGCAAGGGTTATGCTGAAGAATGGAATGCTGCTGGAGCGGGTTATTCCTAACGTGGGATCAGAGAGAGATTGTATTAATGTTTTCAGATTGTTACACAAATGA
- a CDS encoding metallophosphoesterase, with protein sequence MNKITPGVSSTKGAEPGSSHSKADPSLPRFKDTKISRRKFLGRGIAALIGAGLMTGGYAWKAEPNWVEITRLDLMLNDLPAAFNGIKVVHFSDTHLGFNKDADDLSALVADIEKETPDLICFTGDIVDSESSDLIAAVPVLARLSAPLGKFAIFGNHDYKHTDQLARLFKEAGFRLLRNESSLIKRGNEVIAVAGLEDLLHGKPDPQAAVKNIPEGTFTVLLMHEPDYADTAEAYPFNLQLSGHSHGGQIRLPLLGALFTPYGSQKYIAGLYYTEAKKMPVYVNRGFGETYMPFRLLCRPELTVFTLRRS encoded by the coding sequence ATGAATAAAATAACACCGGGGGTTTCTTCGACGAAGGGGGCTGAACCGGGCTCTAGCCACAGTAAGGCAGATCCGAGTTTGCCGAGGTTTAAAGATACTAAAATATCTAGGAGGAAGTTCCTTGGACGGGGGATTGCAGCCCTAATCGGCGCTGGTTTGATGACAGGAGGTTATGCGTGGAAGGCTGAGCCGAATTGGGTCGAAATCACAAGGCTGGATCTCATGTTGAATGATCTGCCCGCTGCTTTTAACGGTATTAAGGTTGTTCATTTCAGTGATACTCATCTGGGCTTTAACAAGGATGCCGATGATTTATCCGCCTTGGTTGCAGATATAGAGAAAGAAACTCCCGATCTAATCTGCTTTACGGGGGACATTGTGGACAGTGAATCAAGTGATCTTATAGCAGCTGTACCTGTCCTCGCACGCCTATCCGCTCCATTGGGCAAGTTCGCTATCTTTGGCAATCATGATTACAAACATACGGATCAATTGGCCCGATTGTTCAAAGAAGCAGGCTTTCGTCTTCTGAGGAATGAATCTTCCCTGATTAAGCGGGGGAACGAAGTCATTGCTGTGGCCGGATTGGAAGATCTATTGCACGGTAAGCCTGATCCTCAGGCTGCTGTGAAGAACATCCCGGAGGGAACCTTCACGGTATTATTAATGCATGAGCCGGATTATGCAGATACAGCTGAGGCTTATCCTTTCAACCTTCAGCTATCTGGGCACAGTCACGGTGGTCAGATTCGTCTGCCGCTCTTAGGCGCGCTGTTTACTCCATATGGTTCGCAAAAATACATAGCTGGGCTGTATTATACAGAAGCTAAAAAAATGCCTGTATATGTGAATCGGGGCTTTGGGGAGACGTATATGCCATTTAGGCTGCTGTGTCGACCGGAGCTTACCGTGTTTACCCTGCGGCGATCTTAA
- a CDS encoding ion channel, with translation MTWWVWTINITVLLLFAYSFYRMELRWLNKRVLLTPILIYVLISVEDLLNWIDWGSIVPGNGGMRGLILLFCLASVLFYILFIFNEIKESNSKEVKLHQTLSRISIATMSCVIFFTVVYTSIYKLFGQTSFQGEGIGRDLLSQFITFLYFSVATFTTVGFGDIAPVDNTSRLVVIMQISFSFITVAYALSMLGIFRKILGAATDAEIDSELEVDVHVTNKDSEDKQHN, from the coding sequence GTGACTTGGTGGGTTTGGACAATCAATATTACGGTGTTGCTGCTGTTTGCATACTCCTTTTATCGTATGGAACTGAGATGGCTCAACAAGCGGGTTCTCCTGACACCGATTCTAATCTATGTCCTAATATCAGTGGAAGATTTACTGAATTGGATTGATTGGGGGTCAATAGTACCCGGTAATGGCGGCATGCGAGGATTGATTTTGTTGTTCTGTTTAGCCTCTGTACTGTTTTATATCTTATTTATTTTTAACGAAATTAAGGAATCCAACAGCAAAGAAGTGAAGCTGCATCAGACTTTGTCCCGGATAAGCATCGCTACAATGAGTTGTGTTATTTTTTTTACCGTTGTCTATACATCGATATACAAGCTGTTCGGTCAGACTTCTTTTCAGGGTGAAGGGATAGGTCGGGATTTGCTCAGTCAGTTTATAACGTTTCTGTATTTCAGTGTGGCAACTTTTACTACGGTTGGATTCGGAGATATTGCCCCCGTTGATAATACCTCGCGACTTGTGGTCATCATGCAGATTTCCTTCAGTTTTATTACGGTAGCTTACGCCTTATCCATGTTGGGTATATTTCGTAAAATCCTAGGAGCCGCTACAGACGCTGAAATTGATTCGGAGTTAGAGGTAGACGTCCACGTTACAAATAAAGATTCAGAAGATAAACAACATAATTAA
- a CDS encoding DUF3891 family protein has translation MICREHDGTFVMIKQHDHGLLSGELAKRFRSEQVPEPARRAEVLRAVSNHDRGWIDLDETPFWNDAERAPYTFIDFPVVPKLTFYTKGLDEIESDTPYGALLCSLHFERLIEVSGEDNPELTEYLEQEEERRTRIRRELEQSAPIGEAELFYDTRLLQFCDDLSLYMALNEPGSPKSEEHPWWKDGFSGSEDFGFTEGCVITAEWKDKHTLKLNPFPFTESFEVVLPLRRMPKAEVEAKGIARAYRDTPQQEFTIVITDTEGNV, from the coding sequence GTGATATGTCGGGAGCATGATGGGACGTTTGTTATGATTAAACAGCATGATCACGGACTGCTGTCGGGAGAGCTCGCAAAGCGGTTCCGCTCAGAGCAAGTGCCTGAACCGGCACGCCGTGCGGAGGTGCTGAGAGCGGTAAGCAACCATGATCGCGGCTGGATCGATTTGGATGAGACCCCTTTTTGGAATGATGCCGAGCGAGCGCCTTACACCTTCATTGATTTCCCCGTTGTGCCGAAGCTGACCTTCTATACTAAAGGACTGGATGAAATTGAGTCGGATACACCTTATGGGGCATTACTTTGCAGCTTGCACTTTGAACGGCTGATCGAAGTGTCCGGTGAAGACAATCCTGAGCTTACCGAATATCTGGAGCAGGAAGAGGAACGTAGGACACGCATCCGCCGTGAATTGGAGCAGTCAGCTCCTATTGGTGAGGCAGAGCTCTTTTATGACACCCGGCTGCTGCAATTTTGCGATGATCTGTCCTTATATATGGCCTTGAATGAACCGGGATCCCCCAAATCTGAGGAGCATCCCTGGTGGAAGGACGGCTTTTCAGGAAGTGAGGATTTTGGGTTTACAGAGGGGTGTGTGATCACGGCAGAGTGGAAGGATAAGCACACACTGAAGCTGAACCCCTTCCCGTTCACCGAGTCCTTCGAAGTAGTTCTTCCGTTGCGCAGGATGCCAAAGGCTGAAGTTGAAGCCAAGGGGATTGCCCGTGCTTACCGCGATACACCGCAGCAGGAATTCACCATTGTTATAACGGATACCGAAGGTAATGTGTAG
- a CDS encoding transposase, with protein sequence MYSIQQEELFSMEDLMNMQAEPKCVAVLDYLPMNTILRAINKRTVRGRPEELNTRAMIYSLVIGKMERIPSVKDIIRRLHDNESFRKRCRFTESDRIPSGPAYSRLTTKLHQCGVLNNVMDQIVEQAIAEGFISGETLAVDSSHLEAWDCHPKIKEQTKPRKAAKPQKAAKALLKEKQPAPIPEKPEKPKRNKRGRVPQTEKAAWEEQMAAYEASLTIFEKKVAEMLDVSYDELLAQMPQYPSTGGKGDPRGNGRMMYWYGYKANLLVDTQSQFIVSSLFSSGHVSDQRLAIVLLKGLEQKFPQLTVKYVLADKGYDSGAVYQQARRNGAYALIPMIQHAKEVPEGQDEEGRPICKQGHLYSYDSFDEKYGTLKYTSPKECKTCTFSDKGCQKVHKIRIETDLRRYTAPARGSSKFKKLFKKRTAIERVFAYLKLYFNMGGSRQLNTRSRVDFELSCLTYNLCKYALEKLNQEISKKKQIA encoded by the coding sequence ATGTATAGTATACAACAAGAAGAGCTATTCTCCATGGAAGATTTAATGAACATGCAAGCTGAACCCAAATGTGTGGCAGTACTGGACTATCTCCCGATGAATACGATTCTACGTGCAATTAACAAACGTACGGTGCGGGGACGGCCTGAAGAACTCAATACTCGGGCGATGATTTACTCTTTAGTGATTGGCAAAATGGAGCGTATCCCTTCGGTGAAAGATATCATTCGACGCTTGCATGACAATGAGTCCTTTCGAAAACGTTGCCGGTTTACGGAATCCGATCGAATTCCAAGTGGTCCCGCCTACTCACGACTTACAACAAAACTGCACCAGTGTGGGGTGCTGAATAACGTGATGGACCAGATTGTTGAGCAGGCGATTGCGGAGGGGTTTATTTCTGGCGAAACACTTGCGGTGGATTCTTCTCATTTGGAGGCTTGGGATTGTCATCCGAAAATAAAAGAACAAACGAAACCCAGAAAGGCAGCAAAACCCCAAAAAGCAGCCAAAGCCCTACTTAAAGAAAAACAGCCCGCCCCAATACCCGAAAAACCAGAAAAACCCAAACGGAATAAACGTGGACGGGTACCTCAAACGGAAAAGGCGGCTTGGGAAGAACAAATGGCGGCATACGAAGCATCCTTAACCATCTTCGAGAAAAAAGTAGCAGAAATGCTGGACGTCAGCTACGATGAACTGCTGGCTCAGATGCCCCAGTATCCCAGTACCGGTGGCAAAGGCGACCCCCGGGGAAATGGTCGGATGATGTACTGGTACGGATATAAAGCGAATCTGCTCGTAGACACGCAAAGTCAATTTATAGTCAGCAGTTTGTTTAGTTCTGGGCATGTATCGGACCAGCGACTGGCTATTGTTTTACTGAAAGGGTTGGAGCAAAAATTTCCTCAATTAACGGTGAAGTATGTGCTTGCAGACAAAGGGTATGATTCTGGAGCGGTCTACCAGCAGGCTCGAAGGAATGGAGCCTATGCGTTAATTCCGATGATTCAGCACGCGAAAGAAGTGCCCGAGGGCCAGGATGAAGAAGGCCGTCCGATTTGTAAACAAGGGCATCTCTACAGTTACGATAGCTTTGATGAAAAATATGGAACACTAAAATACACAAGTCCCAAAGAATGTAAAACCTGTACGTTTAGCGACAAAGGTTGCCAGAAAGTACACAAAATTCGAATCGAAACAGACCTTCGCCGGTATACAGCACCGGCGCGTGGAAGTAGCAAGTTTAAGAAGTTATTTAAGAAGCGAACAGCGATTGAACGCGTATTTGCCTACTTGAAGCTTTATTTCAATATGGGGGGTAGCCGTCAGTTAAACACACGTTCCAGGGTGGATTTCGAACTTAGTTGTCTCACCTACAACTTGTGTAAGTATGCACTTGAAAAGCTAAACCAAGAGATCTCAAAAAAGAAGCAAATCGCCTAA